The Chlamydia trachomatis A/HAR-13 nucleotide sequence TAGCATATGCTGAAGAAGGATCTCCATAATTCTCCGGAGACTCTTTCAGCAAAGAATAAAGATTGAACCTAGAATTATTTGGCGGCCGAGAAAAAGGGATTTCTAACAGTCGATAGCGCTTCTGCCGAACAACGACACTATCACGCTCCTTATCTTGCGTACGAGGCTCTGCTCTTTTCGCCTGGGAAGACAATCGTTTCGTTTTATCTCTGTAGATCACTTCAGAAATAGCAGATTGTTGCGCAGAAAAAGCTACTTCTTCCTTTTCTTGAAGTTTTGCATAGGAAATTCTCTTACGAGTTCCGGCAGCATCCAAAGATACCACGGTCACCAACGAGGTTAAACATAGTAGTGTGAAAATAAAATGCATAGGCTCTATCTACCCACAGCAAAAATATAGGAAAGGGTTCTTGGTGGCAAGGCCCCAACCTTCCTTACTAGTGTTAAGTACACTCTATCTGGTCCCTCTCCTAGACCTTGATATCTAAGAACTTTCCATTCCATAGAAAGAACATGCGTCCATAAGGAAATTTTCTCCTGACGGGCCTCCTCTCTTTCACTCGCTACTATTAGAGAAATTTCCTGAGTGATGGGGTCATAGTGTAACGTCCCTTGCACAACACCTGCTAAGTGAGGATCGACATACACTCCCCGATCGAAAGAAAAAACTAACTCTTCCTGAGCTTCCATGGCAATAGTGGATAAAAAGGTACCTCTTAAAAATCGATACGTCTTGCTCTCATTGAG carries:
- a CDS encoding DUF1494 domain-containing protein; protein product: MFRKIKKKRAFLLSELLIACVLISLLLGSLGYWTRRIWISHKEKEHVYRIFLNESKTYRFLRGTFLSTIAMEAQEELVFSFDRGVYVDPHLAGVVQGTLHYDPITQEISLIVASEREEARQEKISLWTHVLSMEWKVLRYQGLGEGPDRVYLTLVRKVGALPPRTLSYIFAVGR